From one Plasmodium malariae genome assembly, chromosome: 12 genomic stretch:
- the PmUG01_12058300 gene encoding conserved Plasmodium protein, unknown function: protein MNEDILNKYSARNGIYNTPYSSFFNAQKRSILEEDNINNDDDGHVNKKAKVSVFENFETLKKKKLKENDICIDHFKDMEKYIEEIQELKNIYNFLFSDNLSNSYDILSVNRKFCSIECNDDIIDKSIFFDPSTECFNNMISYDKSCFSSYVSNYNSKALIRKKKKKENTSNEGLQKGKEEKLILRSILKSSNMVSTAKKNTNNNDDILLMQLKGDKSTSVGKRFLNSVSNQLLYIDDLSMYDVLLLLSFVSELQNEQKENEKEERNLEIIANIDEFQINAFSLKDIYRYYYKERCFQCFTCGIRFCSSLEKLNHLEIHYKKNRNYMNSSEISSIIKSKKKFIFLDHMNISIEFFICKDYSFFEDLYDNVVTKNSNSFNFHSAFDFNKKTIYLNNNYDNLKNSSFLKSNVNSSDMINVNNELDGLNNSHQCSFPRKGRMNEGLNDNMEIICKNKKTDKERTLAYYIMKDYPHNVGNNICLLEENNVQMLFNFTKGSNDMDNFFYAKQNETGKSGKEKDRRNYIESNDIKELGENSNEMNFFDFICENQNTYDVYLSNYYTVTEDNNVLIKYIDGESMYKNIMKCLEIRDITTYEFPSWVPQRSIQNFFVKRITEMYQHVSNDKIYNNLLIGKNITSAYMNKYNMDDLKEDKLDVKNNLWTLCTNNDFYISRNLFPINIFFSTCKKKKNYDLLDNAEHGSNDNPYGEKLKRDEHFHNPFTNYTNSKKIKVELDDKSKEGINESFSTTYQNVMSKGSVFIENEKEKKCLGEEQHNPNSNEDDYMIFSSFINIFKEKYFLQTEVFKDILLFYLRKSYFTIYNSNNLKNNTDFSEIQSRLFNYIYSNYPIKVPIFDINSYHLNYCFLCKEKFAFDYSYEYNDFYYIDVISVNLNNFFFEEDEEGNYNLNKSAKRIDQGSEKDLYNEISCDILDKNINEAQHFLKIIENKHKENANMKKKIEKKGSSHTISCGINKNDDLLHIDSIDIYDIFDSVKMLIDENCLLRRTIIEPAVNYRNYHQTKNAKHINSAKNAKNEKYAKYMKYTKNSKRKDDSISYYYNLFKKFCIPYETLSVLHNIQKSNSDNYKINNNQGNPHINKEYVNEEVDKFIENFEKVSYEVTNSILEDIYKKTKREKNTFNEIIKCYIDDDNKKKENHNNMYFPSKNYTNTNFTYFHNDCFKNYIEYYIFPYYFLRKLDDKILNQIIILSIKSFFNAYQHICKLMNDQQKGTPTNELKKFIPKQRPKRRKHF from the coding sequence ATGAATGAAgacatattaaataaatacagtGCTAGGAATGGCATATATAATACACCCTATAGTAGTTTCTTCAATGCGCAAAAGAGAAGCATACTAGAAGAAGATAATATcaataatgatgatgatggACATGTAAATAAGAAAGCGAAAGTGTCTGTATTTGAAAACTTTGAgaccttaaaaaaaaaaaagttaaaagaaaatgatatATGCATTGATCATTTTAAAgatatggaaaaatatattgaagaAATACAAGAAttgaagaatatatataattttctttttagtgATAATTTAAGTAATAGTTATGATATTTTATCCGTGAACAGAAAATTTTGTAGCATTGAATGTAATGATGACATTATTGACAAGAGTATTTTCTTTGATCCATCAACAgaatgttttaataatatgattAGTTATGATAAAAGCTGCTTTAGCAGTTACGTAagtaattataatagtaaaGCGCTGATacggaagaagaagaaaaaggagAATACATCAAACGAGGGTCTCCAAAAAGGGAAAGAAGAAAAGCTCATCTTACGAAGCATCTTGAAGAGCTCGAATATGGTAAGtactgcaaaaaaaaatactaataataaCGATGATATACTTCTAATGCAATTGAAGGGAGATAAAAGTACATCTGTAGGAAAACGATTTTTAAATAGTGTATCAAATCAATTACTATATATTGATGATTTGTCTATGTATGatgttttattattgctTTCCTTTGTCTCTGAATTACAAAATGAACAGaaggaaaatgaaaaggaagaaaGGAATTTAGAAATTATTGCAAATATTGATGAATTTCAAATTAATGCGTTTTCcttaaaagatatatacaGATATTATTACAAAGAAAGATGTTTTCAATGTTTTACATGTGGAATAAGATTTTGTTCAAGtttggaaaaattaaatcattTGGAAATTCATTACAAGAAAAACAGGAATTACATGAACAGTTCAGAAATATCaagtataattaaaagtaaaaaaaaatttatttttttagatcatatgaatatatctattgagttttttatatgtaaagattattctttttttgagGACTTATATGATAATGTTGTTacaaaaaatagtaattccTTCAATTTTCACAGCGCGTTTGattttaataagaaaacTATTTATCTTAACAATAATTAtgacaatttaaaaaattcatcaTTTTTGAAAAGTAATGTGAATAGTAGTGATATGATAAATGTAAACAACGAATTAGATGGTTTGAATAATTCTCATCAGTGTTCGTTCCCCAGGAAGGGACGTATGAACGAAGGgttaaatgataatatggAAATTATTTGCAAGAATAAGAAAACAGATAAGGAAAGAACTCTTgcttattatataatgaaagaCTACCCACATAATGTCGGAAATAACATATGTTTattagaagaaaataatgtCCAAATGTTGTTTAATTTTACGAAAGGGTCTAACGATATggataactttttttatgccaaacaaaatgaaacagGAAAAAGTgggaaagaaaaagatagaAGGAATTATATAGAAAGTAATGACATAAAGGAGTTGGGAGAAAATAGTAAtgaaatgaatttttttgattttatatGTGAAAACCAAAATACATATGATGTTTATTTGTCAAACTACTACACTGTAACTGAGGACAATAATgtacttataaaatatattgatgGAGAAtctatgtataaaaatattatgaaatgtTTGGAAATTCGAGATATTACGACCTATGAATTTCCTTCATGGGTTCCTCAAAGAAGTATTCAGAATTTTTTTGTCAAAAGAATTACGGAAATGTATCAACATGTAAGCAAtgataagatatataataatttgttaataGGTAAAAATATCACTAGTGcttatatgaacaaatataatatggaTGATTTGAAAGAAGATAAATTAGatgtgaaaaataatttatggaCTTTATGTACGAACAatgatttttatattagtagAAATTTGTTCcccattaatatttttttttcaacttgcaaaaaaaaaaaaaattacgatCTACTTGACAACGCGGAACATGGATCGAATGATAATCCGTATGGGGAAAAGTTGAAAAGGGACGAACATTTTCATAACCCCTTTACCAACTATACTaatagcaaaaaaataaaggtagAACTAGATGACAAATCAAAGGAAGGCATAAATGAATCTTTTAGTACGACTTATCAAAACGTAATGAGTAAAGGTTCAGTATTTATCGAAAAtgagaaagaaaagaaatgttTGGGAGAAGAACAGCATAATCCGAATTCGAATGAAGATGATTATATGATATTTAGTtcattcattaatatttttaaggagaaatattttttacaaacaGAAGTGTTTAAAGATATTCTTCTCTTTTATTTAAGAAAGAgttattttacaatatataatagtaacaatttaaaaaacaatacaGATTTTAGTGAAATTCAAAGCagattatttaattatatatatagtaactATCCTATAAAGGTCCCTATATTTGACATAAATAGTTATCACTTAAATTACTGTTTTTTgtgtaaagaaaaatttgcTTTCGATTACTCCTATGAATATaatgatttttattatattgatGTTATTTcagtaaatttaaataattttttttttgaagagGATGAAGAAGGAaactataatttaaataaaagtgCAAAAAGAATAGACCAAGGAAGTGAAAaagatttatataatgaaataagtTGTGATATATTAGATAAGAACATTAATGAGGCACaacactttttaaaaattatagaaaataaacataaagaaaatgcaaatatgaaaaaaaaaatcgaaaaaaaaggaagttcTCATACAATATCGTGTGGGATTAACAAAAATGATGATTTATTACACATTGATTCGATAGATATATATGACATTTTTGATAgtgtaaaaatgttaattgATGAAAACTGTCTTCTCAGAAGAACAATTATAGAACCAGCAGTGAATTATAGGAACTATCACCAaacaaaaaatgcaaaacatataaacagtgcgaaaaatgcaaaaaatgagaaatatgcgaaatatatgaaatatacgAAAAATAGCAAAAGAAAAGACGATTCTATTtcctattattataatttatttaaaaaattttgcattCCTTATGAAACTCTAAGtgttttacataatattcaaaaaagcAATAGTGAcaactataaaataaataataaccaAGGAAACCCCCATATTAACAAAGAGTACGTAAATGAAGAAGTAGATAAATTTATAGAGAACTTTGAAAAGGTTAGTTACGAAGTTACAAACTCTATATTAGaagatatttataaaaagacaaaaagagaaaaaaacacatttaacgaaattataaaatgctATATAGAcgatgataataaaaaaaaggaaaatcataataatatgtacttcccttcaaaaaattatacgaaTACAAACTTTACTTATTTTCACAATgattgttttaaaaattatattgaatATTACATCTTTccgtattattttttaagaaagtTAGATGACAAAATTTTGaatcaaataattatattatccaTTAAATCGTTTTTTAATGCATACCAGCATATTTGTAAGCTTATGAATGATCAACAGAAAGGAACCCCTACTAATGAACTTAAAAAGTTTATCCCTAAACAGAGGCCGAAAAGgagaaaacatttttaa
- the ADCL gene encoding aminodeoxychorismate lyase, putative: protein MAILVKNYEPSLVDISVKDFIKLGIHGVYTTMKTVISYEYIFNFTLHMKNLQKYSTNFLKLQENEENKECISHILKSLTLENIHKSSSKNIKRGFEFLNSLNDDIKKKYFSENSNYMVMITIIWDTCNNETVSLKEPFSILCYIKCLPKYNSYVQIDIMCGKRKMPNIKYSDVFEVRDKLLKLKSEDSHEVVLYNENDEITEGLTCNFFCFYNDTLYTAQDDLVLKGTVREQIISLCERDGIKLKKDSINIRDIELFEFCFICSTTRNILPIKKIILFSKNMKTFEKNIDHPILIKLQEKIMEEIENKKEKYDVHIF, encoded by the coding sequence atggcaaTTTTAGTAAAGAATTATGAACCATCTTTAGTTGATATATCAGTCAAggattttataaaattaggaATCCATGGGGTTTACACGACCATGAAGACAGTGATATCTTAtgagtatatttttaacttcacattacatatgaaaaatttgcAAAAGTATTCTACAAACTTTCTGAAATTGCAAGAAAATGAGGAAAACAAAGAGTGCATATCTCATATTTTAAAGAGTTTAACATTAGAGAACATACATAAAAGtagtagtaaaaatattaaaagaggTTTTGAATTCTTAAATTCTTTAAATGatgacataaaaaaaaagtatttcagtgaaaattcaaattatatGGTAATGATTACTATAATTTGGGACACATGTAATAATGAGACTGTTTCCTTAAAAGAacctttttctattttatgttatataaaatgtttacCAAAGTATAATAGCTATGTGCAAATTGATATAATGTGtggtaaaagaaaaatgccaaatataaaatattccgATGTATTTGAAGTACgagataaattattaaaactgAAAAGTGAAGACAGTCATGAAGtagttttatataatgaaaacgATGAAATAACGGAAGGATTAAcctgtaattttttttgtttttataatgaCACACTGTACACAGCACAGGACGATTTAGTTCTTAAAGGTACCGTACGAGAACAAATAATTAGTTTATGCGAACGAGATggcataaaattaaaaaaagattcTATTAATATACGAGATATTGAACTTTTTGAATTCTGCTTTATATGTTCCACAACTAGAAACATTTTgcctattaaaaaaataatacttttttctaaaaatatgaaaacatttgaaaaaaatatagatcacccaattttaattaagttacaagaaaaaataatggaagaaatagaaaacaaaaaagaaaaatatgatgtacatattttttaa
- the SAS4 gene encoding spindle assembly abnormal protein 4, putative produces MKKSNDVFDDYYDVYEENWTHDTFGELEYTQSLEKNIRKKLNKEDSKQNLFFCTHDKTKINNSNEVKLNKSDIVEKTNEVNKKFIDNEKINASFKFNSKIESDKENVDKNKLENNLHRKSDKIYREKMDNQISNKLDKEKRIDQELYLFKDIYEELEKSKNDSKENYSYDEGSSKRNNHHFLENLEFISSNNESDSAEVHSSNLFNIDDSAMSIWDGLNDNDNEKYSYGNDIYDNDNFDKRFSNNEYGNIEHNDQEHDDKEKDDKTQNDKKQNDKKQNDKKQNDKTQNDKKQNDKKQDDKKQDDKVHAHKEYINNEQTDNAHSRYKGSSLSISKNKYNKDIEDKEYYLKPSSSFSNFLKENLDINADEEDDDILNYLKKKNNNLEDKNINLHDELDNVYDKHVDNERVCDDHVDDDHIDDVHDGDIVSIFSDNLKEDINIHDDHVNIKSNRKFMKKDKSIYTDSCKHHEQSTSCGNNTFLNEHTIPDIDNTHVRNGIINSASYLFNSGYSSMNNANFVDNNAYSSVNNNNYVHNGGSYDSLNNGSCVDSHYTYNSRNNKDFVNNNISRNINNIDCLDKTTNSFLNNTDTIVRNKEAYDSHSDNSLYSNVSNHNKRNKNMSENTNIISLEGIKNNGLGKNSVHESSNINNSISKVSDNSTSKVSNNSTSKVSDNSTSKVSNNSTSKVSDNSTSKVSDNSTTDNHEKNTSKKSSNTFFEQKYKNFKFKKKQAKENLCITDEPILSTQDDVTTTRVKRRNTSSSNNKMVKNLSPYKNSKCAYSENKENKKNVFVRSIKQDDSSSLKRGRDNENVGAVCNSNDSTDIIVDLNDEESWDDIDNTNMIKDDLKTKGIVTILRERLKKSKINSENRATEKGLSGKSVSEKGALVKAVTQKGPNRNNNSEKTGTGKRDLNYEKTEECKDSDKLKELGDELRNQINKLEKEQGKVKKLEYELIAKSAEMELEREEMKNKMEEEKNKMMKTIEEEKKKWNKEKKRIENEVDKQRNIIMNKRKLTNEIAMFKNKIKELEEKLETEKKHHKVLVDNLKKKVENLKKENEKLRTELKISDEYRNKLESYQQKTIMKLATTVVNEKKLNKHFGHSDSEEYHYNAPSDIQLMEDKDTMDTLCTPNNNQLQKHKTNVRLGEKNKKKSLQYTDKIEQYKHSSDSESSNEIKKIIYDKNKKMQNELDIIYESSNSDNNKYYKNELQKDDSGINISNDNFKKNEKKRNKVTLDKLFAVHKEDTKSSSSVLKDEAYINKNLNKMKSIIQKNNNNRLSSDKLKNEEENSSLTASEHVKNSKEFFFENIKKANDKYSKQIRITYNDHEEQSNQNEYGKKTSYLNNYTTTSRKEKEKIKKAKNSNQMFDNLNKNISSGNSSTKDGDVKGNHYLNDPKRESISRNKNDNIASTLLKYKKNQKTSNCNVINTSKEVGKNTHDEYPINISKIGREMRINTNRNCLNSNLTYDMLSKHQGGEDNYPPDAFNHVYNSKNQNNDASSTIRNTLERGNVSKKNGIYNNNNNSNKNGNNNSNSKDSSNNCLNPFGKNWSFIMNFNFDELFNICENVIESIFSSSKKIKYRQAFIDGKVETLFDDGLKIIEKNRNKKIIDPSNLTIYLYPSKDYKAKLPNSYTLFRFVNKGIYQVNIPNKCQLNKFPSGQIDCKYSDGHMQILFCDGKRKEILPNKEEYTILRNGTIKKLN; encoded by the exons atgaaaaaaagcaaTGACGTTTTTGATGACTATTATGATGTTTATGAGGAAAATTGGACACATGACACATTCGGGGAGCTGGAATATACACAGAGTttagagaaaaatataagaaaaaaattaaataaagaagatTCCAAGcaaaacttatttttttgtacccatgataaaacaaaaataaataattcgaatgaggtaaaattaaataaaagtgaCATAGTAGAAAAGACAAatgaagtaaataaaaaattcattgaCAATGAGAAAATTAATgcttcttttaaatttaatagtAAAATTGAAAGTGATAAGGAAAAtgttgataaaaataaattagagaATAACTTACATAGAAAAagtgataaaatatatagagaaAAAATGGATAACCAAATTAGCAATAAATTAGATAAAGAGAAACGGATTGATCAAGagctttatttatttaaggATATATATGAAGAGTTAGAAAAGTCAAAAAATGAttcaaaagaaaattattcatatgaTGAAGGATCCTCAAAAAGAAACAATCATCATTTTCTTGAAAATTTGGAATTCATTAGTAGTAACAACGAGTCGGACAGTGCTGAAGTTCACTCAAGCAACTTGTTTAATATTGACGATTCGGCTATGAGCATATGGGATGGTTTGAATGACAACGATAATGAGAAGTACAGCTATGGGAATGATATCTATGATAATGATAACTTTGATAAACGGTTTAGCAATAATGAGTATGGAAATATTGAGCATAATGATCAAGAACATGACGATAAAGAGAAAGACGATAAAACACAAAAcgataaaaaacaaaacgataaaaaacaaaacgataaaaaacaaaacgaTAAAACACAAAAcgataaaaaacaaaacgaTAAAAAACAAGACGATAAAAAACAAGACGATAAGGTGCATGCCCATAAGGAGTACATCAATAATGAGCAAACTGATAATGCTCATAGCAGGTATAAAGGAAGTAGTCTCAGTATTAGTaagaacaaatataataaagacATTGAGGATAAGGAATATTACTTGAAACCTAGTAGctctttttctaattttttaaaggaaaatttgGATATTAACGCAGATGAAGAGGACGACGACATTTTgaactatttaaaaaaaaaaaacaataatttagAGGATAAGAACATAAACCTCCATGATGAGCTTGATAATGTTTATGATAAACATGTTGATAATGAACGGGTTTGTGACGATCATGTTGATGATGATCATATTGATGATGTTCATGATGGAGACATAGTAAGCATCTTCagtgataatttaaaagaggATATTAATATTCATGATGATCATGTAAATATTAAGAGTAAtagaaaatttatgaaaaaagataaaagtatatatacagatAGTTGTAAACATCATGAGCAATCCACTAGTTGTGGTAATAATACTTTTCTTAATGAGCATACTATTCCGGATATAGACAACACACACGTTCGTAATGGTATAATTAATAGTGCATCCTACCTTTTTAATAGTGGGTATAGTAGCATGAATAATGCTAATTTCGTTGATAATAATGCTTATAGCAGtgtgaataataataactatGTTCATAATGGTGGTTCTTATGATAGTTTAAATAATGGTAGCTGTGTTGATAGtcattatacatataatagtAGAAATAACAAAGATTTTGTCAACAATAACATAAGccgaaatattaataatattgatTGTCTTGATAAAACGACGAATAGTTTTCTAAATAATACTGATACTATTGTTCGTAACAAAGAAGCTTATGACTCTCATTCTGATAACAGTTTATACAGTAATGTTTCTAatcataataaaagaaataagaaCATGAGTGAAAATACGAACATTATTTCTTTGGAAGGTATCAAAAATAATGGCTTGGGTAAAAATTCTGTGCATGAAAGCAGCAATATCAATAACAGTATTAGCAAGGTTAGTGATAATAGTACTAGCAAggttagtaataatagtactAGCAAGGTTAGTGATAATAGTACTAGCAAggttagtaataatagtactAGCAAGGTTAGTGATAATAGTACTAGCAAGGTTAGTGATAATAGTACTACGGACAATCATGAAAAGAATACGAGTAAAAAAAGTAGTAACACATTTTttgaacaaaaatataagaattttaaatttaaaaaaaaacaagcaaaagaaaatttatgtattacaGATGAACCAATTTTGAGTACCCAAGATGATGTCACTACAACTAGGGTCAAACGTAGAAATACTTCAAGTAGTAACAACAAAATGGTGAAGAATTTAAGTCCTTACAAGAACAGTAAATGTGCATATTctgaaaataaagaaaataaaaagaacgTTTTTGTAAGGAGCATCAAGCAAGATGATTCCAGTTCATTAAAAAGGGGAAGGGATAACGAAAATGTAGGTGCCGTATGCAATAGCAATGATAGCACAGATATAATTGTTGATCTAAATGACGAAGAATCTTGGGATGATATtgataatacaaatatgatAAAAGATGATTTAAAAACAAAGGGTATAGTGACTATTTTAAGGGAAAGGCTTAAAAAATCGAAGATCAATTCTGAAAATAGAGCTACTGAAAAGGGTCTCAGTGGAAAGAGTGTCAGCGAAAAAGGTGCTCTCGTAAAAGCTGTTACCCAAAAGGGACCCAATAGAAACAATAACTCAGAAAAAACTGGAACAGGAAAGCGTGATCTAAACTACGAGAAAACGGAAGAATGCAAGGATAGTGATAAGCTAAAAGAACTTGGAGATGAACTACGCAATCAAATAAATAAGCTAGAAAAAGAACAGggtaaagttaaaaaattagaatatgAATTAATTGCAAAAAGTGCTGAAATGGAGCTTGAACgagaagaaatgaaaaacaaaatggaagaggaaaaaaataagatgaTGAAGACTattgaagaagaaaaaaaaaaatggaataaagaaaaaaaaagaatagaaaATGAAGTGGATaaacaaagaaatattataatgaacaaaagaaaattaacAAACGAAATAGcaatgtttaaaaataaaattaaagaattagAAGAGAAATTGGAAACGGAAAAAAAACATCATAAAGTACTTGTAGATAatctcaaaaaaaaagtggaaaacttaaaaaaagaaaatgaaaaacttaGGACAGAGTTAAAAATATCAGATGAGTACAGAAACAAATTAGAGAGTTATCAGCAAAAAACTATAATGAAGCTAGCAACAACTGTCGTTAATGAGAAAAAActaaataaacattttgGGCATTCAGACAGTGAAGAATATCATTATAACGCACCAAGTGATATCCAGTTAATGGAGGATAAGGACACTATGGATACCCTGTGCACTCCAAATAATAATCAACTACAGAAGCATAAGACGAATGTTAGATTaggtgaaaaaaataaaaaaaagtcatTGCAATATACAGATAAAATAGAACAGTATAAACATTCAAGTGACTCAGAAAGCTCtaatgaaataaagaaaataatatatgataagaATAAGAAAATGCAAAATGAATTAGATATCATTTATGAAAGTTCTAAtagtgataataataaatattacaaaaatgaattacAAAAGGATGATTCGGgcataaatatttctaatgataattttaaaaaaaatgaaaaaaaaagaaacaaagtAACACTTGATAAACTGTTTGCTGTTCATAAGGAAGACACCAAAAGTTCCAGTTCCGTTCTGAAAGATGAAgcttatattaataaaaatttgaacaaaatgaaatccataattcagaaaaataataataacagatTAAGTAGTGACAAGTTGAAGAATGAAGAAGAGAACAGCAGCCTTACTGCTAGTGAACATGTTAAAAATTCTAAAGAATTTTTCTTTGAAAACATTAAGAAAgcaaatgataaatattctAAACAAATTCGCATTACATATAACGATCACGAAGAACAGTCTAACCAAAATGAATATGGTAAGAAGACGTCCTATTTAAATAACTACACAACTACCtcaagaaaagaaaaagaaaaaataaaaaaagcaaagAACTCTAATCAAATGtttgataatttaaataagaatatttccTCTGGCAATTCGAGTACAAAAGATGGAGACGTCAAGGGTAACCATTATTTGAATGATCCTAAAAGAGAGAGCATTTCaaggaataaaaatgataacatAGCTAGTACCCttttaaagtataaaaaaaatcaaaaaactAGTAATTGTAATGTAATCAATACATCAAAAGAGGTGGGAAAAAATACTCATGATGAATAtcctataaatatatcaaaaattgGAAGAGAAATGAGGATAAATACAAATCGAAATTGTCTCAATAGTAATTTAACGTATGATATGTTGTCGAAGCATCAGGGAGGTGAAGATAATTACCCGCCTGATGCTTTTAATCATGTCTATAACAgcaaaaatcaaaataacgACGCCAGTAGTACTATAAGGAACACCTTAGAGCGCGGGAATGTATCGAAGAAGAACGGAATatacaataacaataataatagtaataaaaatggtaataataacagtaatagcaAGGACAGTAGTAATAACTGTTTAAACCCTTTTGGAAAGAACTGGAGTTTCATAatgaattttaattttgatgaattatttaatatttgtgAAAATGTGATTGAATCCATTTTCTCCTCgtcgaaaaaaataaaatatagacaGGCATTTATTGATGGAAAGGTGGAAACATTATTCGATGATGGtctaaaaataattgaaaaaaatagaaacaaGAAAATCATCGATCCGAGTAATTTAACTATTTATCTTTACCCAAGTAAGGATTATAAGGCCAAGCTACCAAACTCGTACACG CTTTTTCGCTTTGTTAATAAAGGCATATATCAAGTTAACATTCCTAATAAATGCCAACTAAATAA aTTCCCTAGTGGGCAAATAGATTGTAAATACAGCGATGGTCATAtgcaaattttattttgcgATGGAAAACGGAAAGAAATTTTACCAAATAAAGAGGAGTATACCATACTACGTAACG gcacgataaaaaagttaaattaa